The following coding sequences lie in one Paraburkholderia largidicola genomic window:
- a CDS encoding SDR family oxidoreductase — MSKTILITGAGSGLGEGAAIGLAKNGHTVIATAESWPQVTALRDKVAAMDLPNLTVTKLNMLDPYDIVHAAKLDFDVLVNNAGIAEGGPVAEIPMPLVKQNFEVNVFALLDLTQRVVRRWVRTQVKGKVVFISSIVGLVSPGMIGTYSATKHAVQSIAESMQEELKEFGIQVQTINPGPFFTGFNERGVEAAYRWLDDDVNFTSRASYKAQTDALLDKPEMRLDPDDMIGKMVELIPANTGPFRTIYPKDTADWAVAAEQAMLTRTI, encoded by the coding sequence GTGAGTAAAACCATTCTTATCACGGGCGCAGGTTCGGGTCTCGGCGAAGGCGCAGCCATTGGACTGGCGAAAAACGGGCATACCGTTATCGCGACTGCCGAGTCCTGGCCGCAAGTCACGGCGCTTCGCGACAAGGTAGCCGCGATGGACCTGCCGAATCTGACGGTCACCAAGCTCAACATGCTCGACCCGTATGACATCGTGCACGCGGCAAAGCTCGATTTCGACGTCCTGGTGAACAACGCCGGCATTGCTGAGGGCGGCCCGGTTGCGGAAATTCCCATGCCGCTAGTCAAACAGAATTTCGAAGTGAACGTGTTTGCTCTGCTGGATCTCACGCAGCGCGTGGTGCGCCGTTGGGTCCGAACGCAGGTCAAAGGCAAAGTCGTGTTCATCTCGTCGATTGTCGGACTTGTCAGCCCTGGCATGATCGGCACCTACTCGGCGACCAAGCACGCAGTTCAGTCGATCGCCGAATCGATGCAGGAAGAGTTGAAGGAGTTCGGCATTCAGGTGCAGACCATCAACCCTGGTCCATTCTTTACCGGCTTCAATGAGCGCGGCGTGGAGGCGGCTTATCGCTGGCTCGATGATGACGTCAATTTCACGAGTCGCGCCTCGTACAAGGCGCAAACAGACGCACTGCTCGATAAACCGGAAATGCGCCTCGACCCTGACGACATGATTGGCAAGATGGTCGAGCTGATCCCTGCCAACACGGGTCCGTTCCGGACGATCTACCCGAAAGACACGGCCGACTGGGCCGTCGCCGCAGAGCAGGCGATGTTGACGCGAACGATCTGA
- a CDS encoding AEC family transporter: MLSVLALALAPTFFVMALGYGAGKTGHINNFHVKELNTVVMSYCLPASLFVATATSKWSDLIAQWPILLSLSITMMGVYVLWYVYQRWARRQNSSEAALQALAVGQPNYAAAAFPVITALFGAEHLSTVAVGIAVGSLLPSPLTLALLELDRPTDNPHSINAATHRHAVGARPKPTALTQIVTAAGHALSKPIVLAPVFGMLVSLSGWHLPNVAAASLREIGVAAGGMGLLVTGVVLSQSRFRLTLNTAFGVCVSNIAQALLAFLICRAVNASADITRLAVIMAALPSGFFGILFGNSYDRLSGEANSTIIASTLFSALTLAIAIAWSYTYGG, translated from the coding sequence ATGCTTTCTGTCCTCGCCCTCGCCCTTGCACCGACCTTCTTCGTCATGGCGTTGGGCTATGGCGCCGGTAAAACCGGTCACATCAATAACTTTCACGTGAAGGAACTCAACACCGTCGTGATGAGTTATTGCCTCCCGGCCTCTTTGTTCGTCGCAACCGCGACGTCGAAGTGGTCGGACCTGATTGCGCAGTGGCCGATCCTGCTATCGCTGAGCATCACCATGATGGGCGTCTATGTTCTCTGGTACGTCTATCAGCGCTGGGCGCGTCGACAGAATTCGAGCGAAGCAGCGCTTCAGGCATTGGCCGTCGGGCAACCAAACTATGCCGCCGCGGCGTTTCCCGTCATCACCGCCTTGTTCGGCGCAGAGCATCTTTCGACGGTAGCAGTCGGCATTGCTGTCGGATCGTTGTTGCCTTCGCCTCTGACGTTAGCGCTGCTCGAACTGGACAGACCCACGGATAACCCGCACAGCATCAATGCGGCAACTCACCGGCACGCTGTCGGCGCCAGGCCCAAGCCGACAGCACTCACACAGATCGTCACGGCCGCCGGTCACGCGCTGTCCAAACCGATCGTGCTCGCCCCCGTGTTCGGCATGCTCGTATCGCTGAGCGGGTGGCACTTGCCCAACGTTGCGGCGGCATCGTTGCGAGAGATCGGCGTTGCGGCGGGCGGCATGGGCTTGCTGGTTACAGGCGTCGTTCTATCCCAGAGCAGATTCAGGTTGACGCTCAATACTGCATTTGGAGTCTGCGTTTCGAACATCGCGCAGGCACTGCTCGCTTTCCTGATCTGCCGTGCCGTCAATGCATCTGCCGACATCACCCGGCTCGCAGTCATCATGGCAGCCCTTCCCTCCGGCTTCTTCGGCATTCTTTTTGGCAATAGCTACGACCGCCTCTCAGGCGAAGCGAACTCGACCATCATCGCCAGCACCCTGTTTTCCGCGCTCACTCTGGCGATAGCGATTGCGTGGTCCTACACCTACGGTGGCTGA
- a CDS encoding alpha/beta fold hydrolase, with protein sequence MYYTSPTDGYRLAYHKNGSGRPVVMIHGSPGDSHEYDRLAALVSARAMTIVPDLRGFGLSDKQLDNGSDVFSRDGQVKAVIALMDELELTDAILVGYDIGGFTVQGVAHKRPDLVAALVLAPPIPGVGRRILEVSPVNEFWHATFFRTTLVEQVFDGNPDAIRALLKIHLDGWSGPGSTVTDELLDNMVKGCSAPGAFTASVSWFRHLESNPVSGYAGETVPDIGDRFDKPVSILWPECDPLFPVAWSDQIDRFMSNFSLKFMPGVGHFSPTEAPQLFAAEIFAHLSGEWRADTAR encoded by the coding sequence ATGTACTACACCAGCCCCACCGATGGCTATCGCCTCGCATACCACAAGAACGGCTCAGGCAGGCCAGTCGTCATGATCCACGGGTCACCGGGAGACAGCCATGAATATGACAGGCTCGCTGCGCTGGTGTCCGCCCGCGCGATGACGATCGTCCCCGATCTGCGCGGCTTTGGACTGTCCGACAAACAACTCGATAACGGCAGCGATGTCTTCTCGCGAGACGGCCAGGTCAAAGCCGTCATCGCATTGATGGATGAGCTCGAACTCACCGACGCAATTCTCGTCGGCTATGACATCGGTGGCTTCACTGTGCAGGGGGTCGCACATAAGCGGCCTGATCTGGTTGCGGCGCTCGTTCTCGCTCCGCCGATTCCGGGCGTTGGAAGACGCATCCTCGAAGTATCACCAGTCAACGAATTCTGGCACGCGACGTTCTTTCGGACCACGCTCGTCGAACAGGTCTTCGATGGCAACCCGGATGCTATCCGCGCGCTGCTGAAGATTCATCTCGACGGCTGGTCGGGTCCCGGTTCGACGGTCACCGACGAGCTGCTCGACAACATGGTGAAAGGCTGTTCGGCACCGGGCGCTTTCACCGCGAGTGTGTCCTGGTTCCGCCACCTGGAAAGCAATCCCGTCTCGGGCTACGCAGGGGAAACCGTGCCGGACATCGGCGATCGCTTCGACAAGCCTGTATCGATTCTGTGGCCTGAATGCGATCCGCTTTTCCCCGTTGCATGGTCCGATCAGATCGATCGGTTCATGAGCAATTTCTCGCTCAAGTTCATGCCGGGTGTCGGGCATTTTTCACCGACAGAGGCGCCCCAGTTGTTCGCGGCAGAAATCTTTGCGCATCTGTCCGGCGAATGGCGAGCCGACACCGCGCGCTGA
- a CDS encoding porin, which translates to MKRIAVLALSAVATTAAYGQSAVTLYGLIDAGFMYTNNVTKGTSHGSLFQATSGEISGSRFGLRGSEDLGGGLHAIFVLESGFNLQNGKLSQNSRLFGRQAFVGIKSDMFGTLTLGRQYDFITDFVEPLSGVSGTLGDLGFAHPFDNDNFDHSVRINNAVKYTSEDYRGFRFGGMYAFSNNQNFANNRAYSLGAFYSKGPLNIAAAYLQVNGSNSTTSPSGAIDTAESGSNGVGGFQLGSDVQRTASAAVNYVYGPIVAGFAYSHSQFQNTLSFGSKNGTVRFDNYELNVKYALTHSVSLGGSYTYTDGHVTQSTTFDADPKWNQVNVQAVYSFSKRTDVYAEAMYQHVSGHGFVAYINGSGGASSSSNQVVGTVGMRTRF; encoded by the coding sequence ATGAAACGAATAGCTGTTCTCGCACTATCGGCGGTCGCAACGACTGCGGCTTACGGGCAAAGCGCTGTCACGCTTTACGGCCTGATCGACGCAGGTTTTATGTACACCAACAACGTGACGAAGGGCACTTCGCACGGCTCGCTATTTCAGGCGACCAGCGGTGAGATTAGCGGCAGCCGGTTTGGGCTTCGCGGGTCCGAAGATCTTGGTGGCGGCCTGCACGCCATCTTCGTGCTGGAAAGCGGATTCAACCTGCAAAATGGCAAGCTGTCACAGAACAGCAGGTTATTCGGCCGACAAGCGTTTGTGGGTATCAAGAGCGACATGTTCGGCACCTTGACGCTAGGACGCCAGTACGATTTCATCACCGACTTTGTCGAACCGCTGTCTGGGGTATCAGGTACTTTGGGGGACCTGGGCTTCGCGCATCCGTTTGATAACGACAACTTCGATCACTCGGTTCGCATCAACAACGCAGTTAAATACACCAGTGAAGATTATCGCGGCTTCCGGTTTGGCGGCATGTACGCCTTCTCTAACAATCAGAATTTCGCCAACAACCGTGCTTATAGCCTGGGTGCGTTTTACAGCAAAGGTCCTTTGAACATTGCAGCCGCTTACCTGCAGGTAAACGGGTCCAATTCGACCACCAGTCCCTCAGGCGCAATAGACACAGCGGAATCAGGTTCAAACGGAGTGGGCGGATTCCAGCTTGGATCGGACGTGCAACGCACGGCGTCTGCGGCCGTCAACTACGTTTATGGGCCGATCGTTGCGGGCTTCGCGTATTCGCATAGCCAGTTTCAGAACACGCTCTCGTTCGGCTCGAAGAACGGAACAGTTCGCTTCGACAACTATGAGCTAAACGTCAAATACGCGCTCACGCACTCGGTCTCTCTGGGTGGCTCTTACACCTACACAGACGGACACGTGACTCAAAGTACAACATTCGACGCTGATCCGAAATGGAATCAAGTCAACGTGCAGGCGGTTTATTCGTTCTCAAAGCGCACTGATGTCTACGCAGAAGCGATGTACCAGCACGTATCTGGCCATGGTTTCGTCGCGTATATCAACGGCTCTGGCGGCGCATCATCCAGCAGCAATCAGGTGGTGGGGACAGTAGGCATGCGCACGAGGTTCTGA
- a CDS encoding MFS transporter, with translation MKFAVPLLAAAAFAMLTNEFNIIGVIPLIAHDLNVPVSQVGLLVSAFAFTVAITGPFLTLALRHVERRLLFTSVLGVTVIGAAMAALAPNYAFLAVGRVLSALALPVYWSMATSTAAKIAGPAKAGSAIATVFSGVAVASVVGSPITTILADEFGWRMAFAAGGAICACIALLIWFFFPRITIDPDETRASALKILTCPLILINLVMSLLALTAMFTSYTYLADVLTRLGHFTVASTGWILMGFGVAGIVGNAIAGRFVDSNPLRSAVVAIVVAAVSMAAFPGLLGNRVVAMTTLAIWGAAHAAGFVTNHVRTIRSAPAALQDLTASLNVSIFNAGIGLGAVVGGKVIDAAGLQEVGVAGALSGVLALVVAGIIVLSTKRFEAAYPIRGDQRNRPTPKGCGL, from the coding sequence ATGAAATTCGCCGTTCCCCTCCTGGCTGCCGCAGCATTCGCGATGCTGACCAACGAGTTCAACATCATCGGCGTCATTCCGCTGATTGCTCACGATCTCAACGTACCCGTTTCGCAAGTCGGGTTGCTGGTCAGCGCATTCGCATTCACGGTCGCGATCACGGGCCCCTTTCTCACGCTTGCATTGCGCCACGTCGAACGGCGGCTGCTGTTCACGAGCGTATTGGGGGTGACGGTCATTGGCGCAGCTATGGCTGCCCTTGCGCCCAACTACGCCTTTCTTGCCGTTGGGCGAGTGCTCTCCGCATTGGCGCTGCCAGTGTACTGGAGCATGGCTACATCGACTGCGGCGAAAATTGCGGGGCCGGCCAAAGCGGGGAGCGCGATAGCGACAGTGTTTTCAGGCGTCGCCGTGGCAAGTGTGGTGGGCTCGCCAATAACGACGATCCTGGCGGACGAGTTTGGATGGCGAATGGCATTCGCTGCAGGAGGCGCAATCTGCGCATGCATAGCGTTGCTGATCTGGTTTTTCTTTCCCCGGATCACTATTGATCCAGACGAGACACGGGCCTCCGCACTCAAGATCCTGACCTGTCCGCTCATTCTGATCAATCTTGTAATGTCTCTGCTCGCATTGACCGCGATGTTCACGTCTTACACCTACCTCGCCGATGTGCTGACCAGACTCGGACACTTCACAGTCGCATCGACCGGCTGGATTTTGATGGGGTTTGGCGTCGCGGGTATCGTCGGTAACGCGATTGCAGGGCGATTTGTCGATTCAAACCCTTTGCGTTCAGCGGTAGTTGCTATCGTCGTCGCGGCTGTTTCGATGGCCGCCTTCCCTGGCCTGCTCGGTAACCGCGTGGTAGCGATGACGACGCTTGCCATCTGGGGCGCAGCGCATGCGGCCGGCTTCGTGACGAATCACGTTCGAACGATTCGCTCGGCTCCCGCTGCATTGCAGGACCTGACGGCGTCGCTCAATGTCTCGATCTTCAATGCCGGAATTGGATTGGGGGCTGTCGTCGGCGGCAAAGTGATCGATGCGGCTGGTTTGCAGGAGGTTGGCGTTGCGGGAGCATTGAGCGGAGTACTGGCGCTCGTTGTCGCCGGAATTATCGTGTTGTCGACTAAACGTTTTGAGGCTGCTTATCCGATACGAGGTGATCAACGGAATCGTCCAACTCCTAAGGGGTGCGGTCTTTGA
- a CDS encoding alpha/beta fold hydrolase, with protein sequence MKTQVIDSVEEHGMQRVHHSMFEREGVRIHYVTAGTPPGKSDNDRTIVLLHGWPQTWWEWRHVMEPLCNDGWFVVAPDYRGAGGSSKPASGYDKQTMAADIRALLLHLGVTNPITLVSHDLGMLVGYAFATLYPDDVERLVLMEAPIPGTKAFQSVATTRFSEAKLWHFHLHGAADNVAEMLIAGSEFSYLRSFYVRLSSNPDAISLSDVQRYVADYTSPGAMRAGLELYRAFGKDEDDNRRMLSEKGRLKMPVLGLGGTASFFLPLAEEMLLEVAENVSVRAIEDSGHWIAEEQPDTFLRELRRFIQETDGK encoded by the coding sequence ATGAAGACTCAGGTTATCGATTCCGTCGAGGAGCATGGAATGCAAAGAGTCCACCACAGCATGTTCGAGCGCGAAGGTGTTCGAATCCACTATGTCACCGCAGGCACACCTCCGGGCAAGAGCGATAACGACCGCACGATAGTGTTGCTGCACGGATGGCCTCAGACATGGTGGGAATGGCGTCACGTCATGGAGCCTTTGTGCAACGACGGCTGGTTCGTCGTTGCACCGGACTATCGCGGCGCCGGAGGGTCTTCGAAACCCGCAAGCGGTTATGACAAGCAGACGATGGCGGCAGACATCCGGGCGTTGCTCCTTCATCTCGGCGTAACGAATCCGATCACGCTCGTCAGTCACGATCTGGGAATGCTGGTCGGATACGCGTTCGCAACGCTCTATCCAGATGATGTCGAGCGCCTCGTACTGATGGAAGCGCCGATCCCCGGCACCAAGGCATTTCAGAGCGTGGCAACGACCCGTTTCAGCGAGGCAAAGCTTTGGCATTTTCATCTTCATGGCGCAGCAGACAACGTTGCCGAGATGCTGATCGCTGGCAGCGAGTTTTCCTATCTTCGCTCCTTCTATGTGCGACTGAGTTCAAATCCCGACGCTATTTCACTGTCCGACGTACAGAGATATGTTGCCGACTACACCTCGCCGGGAGCAATGCGAGCTGGCCTTGAACTCTATCGTGCGTTCGGGAAGGACGAGGATGACAACCGGCGGATGCTGTCGGAGAAGGGGAGACTGAAGATGCCGGTACTCGGTCTGGGTGGGACGGCGAGTTTCTTCCTGCCACTCGCAGAAGAGATGCTTTTGGAAGTTGCTGAAAATGTATCGGTCAGAGCGATCGAAGACTCTGGCCACTGGATCGCAGAGGAACAGCCGGACACGTTCTTGCGCGAGCTACGCAGATTCATCCAGGAAACTGACGGGAAATAA
- a CDS encoding putative quinol monooxygenase, with product MIILNVFFKVKEDSKRNFLGLLENMVVESNKEDGCIYYELWIDAKNPDHYSLIEHWRDQATLTDHGKTSHWIHFNDTVNNYLEEKYDEHHYTEIPF from the coding sequence ATGATCATCCTCAACGTGTTCTTCAAGGTTAAAGAAGATTCAAAGCGGAATTTCCTGGGCCTGCTTGAAAATATGGTTGTTGAATCGAACAAAGAAGATGGGTGTATTTACTACGAACTCTGGATTGACGCTAAAAATCCAGATCATTATTCACTGATCGAACACTGGAGAGATCAGGCGACGCTGACCGATCACGGAAAAACATCGCATTGGATTCATTTTAACGATACGGTGAATAACTATCTGGAAGAGAAATACGACGAACATCACTACACCGAAATCCCCTTCTAA
- a CDS encoding DUF2231 domain-containing protein: protein MAEDNPKALASVRGHPVHALLVPFPYVCFVGTLLTDLAYWKTADVQWEIFSDWLLLAGLVMAAFAVLAGLIDFLGNRRVRTMSVAWLHVAGNVLAIILAVVNAFVHSRDGYTAIVPTGLTLSFFVVCLLSFTGWIGKTMIYRHRVGVAN, encoded by the coding sequence ATGGCAGAAGACAACCCCAAAGCGCTTGCCAGCGTGCGTGGTCATCCTGTTCATGCATTGCTGGTTCCATTTCCCTACGTATGTTTCGTGGGGACGCTGCTGACTGACCTCGCTTACTGGAAAACCGCCGACGTGCAGTGGGAAATATTCTCGGACTGGCTGTTGTTAGCCGGTCTGGTGATGGCCGCATTCGCGGTGCTTGCGGGGCTGATCGACTTTCTCGGCAACCGGCGGGTTCGGACCATGAGCGTCGCCTGGTTGCACGTTGCTGGAAATGTCCTCGCGATCATCCTGGCAGTCGTCAACGCGTTCGTGCATAGCCGGGACGGATATACGGCCATCGTTCCGACTGGGCTGACGCTTTCGTTCTTCGTCGTGTGTCTGCTGTCGTTCACCGGATGGATTGGGAAGACGATGATTTATCGCCATCGAGTGGGAGTAGCCAACTGA
- a CDS encoding LysR family transcriptional regulator: MTEPADLNDIAVFVRVAQFESFSRAARALGMPVSTVSRKVSALEERLGVTLLQRTTRKLSLTVQGRAYFDECSEPLSHLYDAERVITHTQKKPEGLLRISGPVMLQQKAFYDFLSSFLTRYPHIQVDLYFTNVFVDLIAENVDVAIRFGDLQDSSLVAQRIGKSVRHLAASPAYLKNHPIPSRPEELSEHLCVLSNARNNETEWHLVNGRKSAKVRVTGPVAARDFHIVSAFALRGHGIALLPSSYSDAQIARGKLRRVLPEWSSPEIFVHAVYPTRRFMPSKLSAFLEALKAWEGPLWLPLR; this comes from the coding sequence ATGACCGAACCCGCCGACCTGAACGACATCGCCGTCTTTGTGCGCGTGGCGCAATTCGAGAGTTTTAGTCGCGCGGCACGAGCACTTGGGATGCCTGTCTCCACCGTGAGCCGCAAGGTGTCGGCGCTCGAGGAACGGCTTGGTGTGACACTTCTGCAGCGCACGACCCGCAAGCTCAGCTTGACCGTGCAGGGACGCGCTTACTTCGATGAGTGCAGCGAGCCGCTGAGTCACCTGTACGATGCCGAGCGCGTGATTACACACACCCAGAAGAAGCCTGAGGGTCTGTTACGCATCTCTGGGCCCGTCATGCTTCAACAGAAGGCGTTTTACGACTTCCTGTCCTCCTTCCTGACGCGCTATCCGCATATCCAGGTGGACCTGTACTTCACCAACGTGTTCGTGGACCTGATTGCGGAGAACGTCGACGTGGCGATCCGCTTTGGCGATTTGCAGGACTCGAGCCTGGTCGCCCAACGGATCGGAAAAAGTGTTCGCCACCTCGCCGCTTCTCCTGCGTACCTCAAGAATCACCCGATCCCTTCCCGTCCAGAAGAACTCAGCGAACATCTTTGCGTGCTGAGCAACGCGAGAAACAACGAGACGGAGTGGCATCTGGTCAACGGAAGAAAATCGGCCAAGGTTCGTGTAACAGGCCCGGTTGCCGCCCGCGACTTTCACATCGTCAGCGCGTTCGCGCTTCGCGGACACGGCATCGCGCTACTTCCGTCGAGCTATTCCGATGCGCAGATTGCTCGCGGGAAACTGCGTCGCGTGCTGCCTGAATGGTCGTCACCGGAGATCTTCGTTCACGCTGTTTATCCGACGCGTCGCTTCATGCCTTCAAAGCTCAGCGCGTTTCTTGAAGCGCTCAAGGCATGGGAAGGACCGCTATGGCTTCCGTTGCGATAG
- a CDS encoding SDR family oxidoreductase has protein sequence MANQVIVITGASSGIGEATAKLLASKGATVALAARRLDRLQRIAAEIAAKGGKASVHPLDVTDQAQVNRLIEDIVSQHGRLDVMVNNAGLMAIAPLSLRKTDEWDRMIDINIKGLLYGVAAALPVFEKQQSGHFVNIASVVGLKVFSPGGTVYSGTKFAVRAISEGLRHEVGGKIRTTVISPGAIDTELKFGSGHEDSRNFVVDFYKMAIPADAIAQAIAYAIEQPHSVDVNEIVIRPTVQDF, from the coding sequence ATGGCTAACCAGGTAATCGTCATTACGGGTGCTTCCAGCGGAATCGGAGAAGCCACCGCCAAACTCCTCGCCTCGAAAGGCGCCACAGTGGCCCTCGCTGCGCGCCGGCTCGACAGGCTGCAACGCATTGCCGCCGAAATCGCGGCGAAGGGCGGCAAGGCATCCGTTCACCCGCTCGACGTGACGGATCAGGCGCAGGTCAATCGTCTGATCGAAGACATCGTGTCGCAACACGGCCGGCTTGATGTGATGGTCAACAACGCGGGCCTGATGGCGATCGCGCCACTCTCGCTGCGTAAGACGGACGAGTGGGATCGCATGATCGACATCAACATCAAAGGTCTGCTCTACGGCGTTGCGGCGGCATTGCCCGTGTTTGAAAAGCAGCAGTCGGGGCATTTCGTCAACATCGCGTCCGTGGTGGGGCTAAAAGTTTTCAGCCCCGGCGGCACGGTCTATTCGGGCACCAAGTTCGCGGTTCGCGCTATTTCAGAGGGCTTGCGTCACGAAGTGGGCGGCAAGATCCGCACGACGGTGATCTCACCGGGTGCGATCGATACCGAACTCAAGTTCGGCTCGGGACATGAGGACAGCCGCAATTTCGTCGTCGATTTCTACAAGATGGCCATTCCCGCTGATGCCATCGCGCAGGCCATCGCTTATGCAATCGAGCAGCCTCATTCGGTTGACGTCAACGAGATCGTGATCCGCCCGACCGTGCAGGATTTTTAA
- a CDS encoding oxidoreductase: MSNVTEQQFKRVWFITGATRGLGALIARAALADGNAVVATGRNTAAIVERLGESPALLSVELDVTSEAQAKAAVEAAVEKFGRIDVLINNAGFGLLAAVEESSDADVRRMYDTNVFGLLNVTRAVLPIMRRQRSGHVINTSSIVGYRAAAGVGVYSSTKFAVEGITEALHDELKPLGIHATTIEPGFFRTDFLDTSSLLVGKEIIDDYAQTSGKLRELAVSINHNQPGDPERLATAIVALVHAQTPPLRLALGTDTLKAIADKNEYVTSETRAWSSLSASTDFPA, from the coding sequence ATGAGTAACGTTACGGAGCAGCAGTTCAAACGCGTCTGGTTTATCACGGGCGCAACGCGCGGTCTGGGCGCGCTGATCGCCAGGGCAGCGCTGGCAGATGGTAATGCCGTCGTCGCCACGGGTCGCAATACGGCAGCGATCGTCGAGCGTCTGGGTGAATCACCTGCTCTGCTGAGCGTCGAACTCGACGTGACCAGCGAAGCGCAAGCGAAAGCCGCCGTTGAAGCGGCTGTCGAGAAGTTTGGCCGCATCGACGTGCTGATCAACAACGCGGGCTTTGGCCTGCTGGCCGCTGTCGAGGAATCAAGCGACGCCGACGTGCGACGCATGTACGACACCAACGTCTTCGGCCTGCTGAACGTGACCCGTGCCGTGCTGCCCATCATGCGCAGGCAGCGCTCGGGGCATGTGATTAACACATCGTCGATCGTCGGTTATCGCGCGGCTGCCGGGGTTGGCGTTTATAGCTCCACGAAGTTCGCTGTTGAAGGTATCACGGAAGCCCTGCATGACGAACTGAAGCCGCTCGGCATTCACGCGACGACGATCGAGCCGGGTTTCTTCCGCACGGATTTTCTCGACACGTCGTCGCTGCTGGTCGGCAAGGAGATCATCGACGACTATGCGCAGACGTCAGGCAAGCTGCGTGAACTCGCCGTCAGCATCAACCACAACCAGCCGGGCGATCCCGAAAGGCTCGCAACTGCCATTGTCGCGCTGGTTCACGCGCAAACTCCGCCGTTACGTTTGGCGCTCGGCACGGACACGTTAAAAGCAATCGCAGATAAGAACGAGTACGTTACCTCGGAAACGCGGGCATGGAGCTCGCTGTCGGCATCGACGGATTTCCCGGCCTGA
- a CDS encoding LLM class flavin-dependent oxidoreductase has protein sequence MKKIGFLSFGHWATSPYSQARSASDVLLQSIDLAVAAEQLGADGAFFRVHHFARQLASPFPLLAAVGAKTRTIEIGTGVIDMRYENPLYMAEDAGAADLIAGGRLQLGISRGSGEQVIDGWRYFGYAPGEGETHVDLARRHTEVFYEVLRGEGFAQPNPRPMFSNPPGLLRVEPHSEGLRDRIWWGSGSDATAIWAAGMGMNLQCSTLKNDESGRPLHVQQAEQIRAYRQAWKEAGHTREPRVSVSRSIFALMNDRDRMYFGRDSQSADTVGLLEDSIRTIFGRNYAAEPDVLVEQLARDEAIAEADTLLLTVPNQLGVAYCAHVIESILTHVAPGLGWR, from the coding sequence ATGAAAAAGATCGGTTTTCTCTCGTTCGGCCACTGGGCGACATCGCCCTATTCGCAGGCCCGATCGGCATCGGATGTCCTTCTGCAATCGATCGACCTGGCAGTGGCAGCCGAGCAGCTCGGTGCCGATGGCGCATTCTTTCGCGTTCATCATTTCGCACGACAACTCGCGTCACCGTTCCCACTTCTTGCTGCCGTCGGCGCCAAAACCAGGACGATCGAAATCGGAACAGGCGTCATCGACATGCGGTACGAAAACCCGCTCTACATGGCGGAGGATGCCGGCGCAGCGGACCTGATCGCTGGAGGCCGACTGCAGCTTGGCATCAGCCGGGGCTCCGGCGAGCAGGTTATCGATGGCTGGCGCTACTTTGGTTATGCACCGGGTGAAGGGGAGACGCACGTCGATCTGGCGCGACGCCATACCGAGGTGTTCTACGAGGTGCTGCGCGGTGAGGGTTTCGCTCAACCGAATCCGCGCCCCATGTTTTCGAACCCGCCGGGGCTGCTTCGCGTCGAACCTCACTCCGAAGGCCTTCGCGACCGGATCTGGTGGGGCTCGGGTTCCGATGCGACCGCGATCTGGGCGGCAGGGATGGGCATGAATCTTCAGTGTTCGACGCTGAAGAACGATGAGTCGGGCCGACCGCTACACGTCCAGCAGGCAGAGCAGATCCGGGCTTATCGGCAGGCATGGAAAGAGGCGGGGCACACGCGTGAACCGCGCGTGTCCGTCAGCCGGAGCATTTTTGCGCTGATGAACGACCGCGACCGGATGTACTTCGGGCGTGACAGTCAAAGCGCCGACACGGTCGGTCTGCTGGAAGACAGCATCCGGACGATTTTCGGTCGCAATTACGCGGCCGAGCCTGATGTCCTTGTAGAGCAACTTGCCAGAGACGAGGCAATCGCAGAGGCGGATACGTTACTTCTGACAGTGCCGAATCAATTGGGCGTGGCGTACTGCGCGCACGTGATCGAATCCATTTTGACCCACGTCGCGCCTGGGCTCGGCTGGCGTTAG